One part of the Fusibacter sp. A1 genome encodes these proteins:
- a CDS encoding cupredoxin domain-containing protein, which translates to MKKMNRKTLIFILLTILILTACSTDTNTKAITEDTTNSMANENMKTINVTAYQFSYEPSTIELKLGEPVRLVLTSSDVDHGFYVKELDINEKVSPTKETIVEFTPDTLGEFKIICSVYCGGDHNDMVGIVRVTN; encoded by the coding sequence ATGAAAAAGATGAATCGAAAAACTCTAATTTTTATACTTTTGACGATACTTATATTAACAGCATGTTCTACTGATACAAACACTAAAGCCATAACTGAGGATACCACAAACAGCATGGCAAATGAGAATATGAAAACGATAAATGTCACAGCCTATCAGTTTTCGTATGAACCTTCAACCATTGAATTGAAATTAGGAGAACCTGTCAGACTGGTCCTAACGTCTTCAGATGTAGATCATGGCTTTTATGTGAAAGAGCTTGATATCAACGAAAAAGTTTCACCGACTAAAGAAACCATTGTTGAGTTCACACCCGATACATTAGGTGAGTTTAAAATCATATGCTCAGTTTATTGCGGTGGGGATCATAATGATATGGTTGGAATTGTTAGAGTAACAAACTGA
- a CDS encoding YcjF family protein, which yields MQNKLIIVIVHKSVSSYAKKLGELIEERDVSVSFMTIKEYMKIIPQTYSDLDEVKCIFLGTTLKGESGMPSITSWTYDRFACRIGFKGNKCVIFARDNELQYNEYKEFKDYCKSMNLDHPDVVVPSENLVLENAEALKNFIGIKNNKSINKAQYSTLLYEFNGKFYDMFLNSEDEAENNEADCHSEEDLKKNLKYLKSLALANITLKQAVLCHGVIHSAAVACYTIGFIPIPLVDTVPMTATQVTMIISLGKIFNNKLTKSDAQVILKTASAALAGRALTKNVLKFIPGIGWTINGTIAGTITEILGWTVANEFAEKNN from the coding sequence ATGCAGAATAAATTGATTATTGTAATCGTACATAAATCTGTTTCTAGCTATGCTAAAAAACTAGGAGAATTAATTGAAGAACGAGATGTCTCAGTCTCATTTATGACAATAAAAGAATACATGAAAATAATTCCACAAACCTATTCGGACCTAGATGAAGTCAAGTGTATTTTTCTTGGGACAACCTTGAAGGGTGAATCAGGTATGCCGAGTATTACTTCTTGGACGTATGATCGATTTGCATGTCGTATTGGGTTCAAGGGAAATAAATGTGTTATTTTTGCACGTGATAACGAATTACAATACAATGAATACAAAGAGTTTAAAGATTATTGCAAAAGTATGAATCTCGATCATCCAGATGTAGTAGTTCCTTCCGAGAACTTAGTTCTAGAAAATGCAGAAGCATTAAAAAACTTTATTGGTATAAAGAATAACAAATCCATAAATAAGGCGCAATATAGTACTCTATTGTACGAGTTTAATGGAAAATTTTATGATATGTTCCTCAACAGTGAAGATGAAGCTGAGAATAATGAAGCAGATTGTCATTCTGAAGAAGATTTAAAGAAGAACCTAAAATATTTAAAAAGTCTGGCATTAGCTAATATAACCTTAAAGCAAGCTGTTTTATGTCATGGAGTTATTCACTCAGCTGCAGTTGCATGTTATACAATAGGTTTTATACCTATCCCATTAGTTGATACAGTTCCAATGACAGCAACACAAGTTACAATGATAATTAGTTTGGGGAAGATTTTTAACAATAAACTCACAAAATCTGACGCTCAAGTAATTCTTAAGACCGCAAGTGCTGCACTTGCAGGAAGAGCACTTACAAAAAATGTACTTAAATTCATACCAGGTATTGGTTGGACAATCAATGGCACAATTGCAGGTACTATAACTGAAATCCTTGGCTGGACTGTTGCAAATGAATTTGCAGAAAAAAACAATTAG